The genomic window TAGTCATAAGAGGCGTACTTAAAGCAGCCCAGAGAGCAAACTCTGCCATAATAATTGAAATTGCACGATCAGAGGGCGGCATTGACGCTTATTGCCCGGTAAGCCTCTGGAACATGGCCCGTCAGGTGGATGCAATATGTAATGAATTAGGAATTACTGTTCCTGTGGCAATACACGCAGACCACTTTGGCATTAAAAAGGAGTCAGATCTTCCAAGGGCATTAATCGAAATCCCCACAATTTTCGAAGCCGGAATCACCTCGATAGCCATAGATGCCTCGCATATGCCGGATGATAAAAATCTTCTCGCCAATATAGAAATATGCAAGGCATGTATTCCTGCCTGGGCCGGTCTTGAAACTGAGATTGGAGAGATCAAGGGCAATCAGGGACTTTCAAACCCTGAAGAGGCCCTTTTCCTGATACAGGGCCTTAACGCCCATGATATTTTCCCGAACTGGATAGCCCTTAACAATGGAACGACCCACGGCATTGAAGTTAATGAGCTTGGCATCCAGATTGAGCTGACAGCAAAAATTCATCAGGCAATTGCAAAATACAAAGTTTCAGGCGCTCAGCACGGAACATCCGGAAACAGCAGCGAAAGACTTCGCAGAATAGCGTCTGAAACAAATACAACCAAGGCAAATGTCGCCACAGCTCTTCAGATGGCCGGATGGGGCATAGACATAAATGATTATGGAAATGCCAATCAGGATGAGAACGGAAATCTCAAGAAGATCAAGGGAGAAGGCCTGACCGAAGAACTATGGGCTGAAATGCTCGAATTCGCTGAATCCAAAAAAATAAAGGGCAATGATTACAAAAAGCTGAATCTTCCTTTTGAAAACAAGGTTCTTTCCCAG from Desulforegula conservatrix Mb1Pa includes these protein-coding regions:
- a CDS encoding class II fructose-bisphosphate aldolase, whose protein sequence is MANISDFNRAIEVGRPPNIKSLFPNSKALIVSGKYIDNAMIAKGKAMTIAANARSNIVIRGVLKAAQRANSAIIIEIARSEGGIDAYCPVSLWNMARQVDAICNELGITVPVAIHADHFGIKKESDLPRALIEIPTIFEAGITSIAIDASHMPDDKNLLANIEICKACIPAWAGLETEIGEIKGNQGLSNPEEALFLIQGLNAHDIFPNWIALNNGTTHGIEVNELGIQIELTAKIHQAIAKYKVSGAQHGTSGNSSERLRRIASETNTTKANVATALQMAGWGIDINDYGNANQDENGNLKKIKGEGLTEELWAEMLEFAESKKIKGNDYKKLNLPFENKVLSQPKAVRDRMEKRIEEFSYNLLANVFNATDTADMAIAEINRALSHDPGAKASRIESPADWTKEKIIQKAALLSTDKGPDGNFDD